A genomic region of Phoenix dactylifera cultivar Barhee BC4 unplaced genomic scaffold, palm_55x_up_171113_PBpolish2nd_filt_p 000100F, whole genome shotgun sequence contains the following coding sequences:
- the LOC103720837 gene encoding polyadenylation and cleavage factor homolog 4-like isoform X1, whose protein sequence is MEEERLHSSRENPRFPPGDRPPRLAAAAEQQPLPASRPPPSILDRFRAMLREREEELREATGEDPPPSPPPPHTAGEIVRLYKELLSELTFNSKPIITDLSIIAGQHSQFAEGIANAICARILEVPVDQKLPSLYLLDSIVKNIGRDYVRYFAARLPKVFCEAYNQVHPTQYPSMRHLFGTWFQVFPLSVLRKIEDELQFSPTENKQSSGMSSTRHSESPSSRPSHGIHVNPKYLEARQQLKHPTLMCAADGHDKVHTTDFDGERMEGRASEGSKGWQGASPKFHDIEHVRGVSSSLQVYGKKSSMQCSEYNIDHPEVLPARPGVARTGSPQTAATCTASMVEVEGPTRQLKIKISRPSPPPIIGPRKSISPPVDRFSRDTSPRRMRERASPSHSGFVYGPGRGTSQNGWLERRRPFDDGAQQIQASMAFNLNNGYAKQRSRELIDAYGNYTGKSFSLEKLPKVPRLDVNSVASERASRKWKNSEEEEYVWEDMSPTLSDRSRRNSLPPFGPSTGSLSTRAGLTRPDASLLDHDSGRRSWPGQAQLPAVGDPANTIEDRIPVFGPAHGSMNRKYLDSTVSQNDWLPPYQGSHHTHEPRKLPYMFPKSSQHNLSPRSRRRAHQMPVAASGITSLVSNKLPSPYEHTTDMEVPFSRLSSSHSDPFDVDTSTLERHLAQRPHSPPPPPIVRPSVHNNQQLPLLPIPPNQKQLKSPFDDVEAHKPIPNQRPESFLYLSQYQNDTADRKTLNSNKLLQVPYQQPGLAHSNQQSQEQGTTMQIQSQKSNGSIILPASAQLSSQMVAQPLNHVPNHLSGLPSVGVNSMPDTSLHVNASVLPPLPPGPPPASSQMGPVLQNTGSMISSSPAGAFSGLISTLMAQGLISLTPPAQSQDSVGVEFNAELLKVRHESVINALYTDLPRQCTTCGLRFKCQEEHSSHMDWHVTKNRMSKNRKQKPSRKWFVSAKEWLSGAETLGNDVVPGFLPTETVTEKREDKEMAVPADENQNVCALCGEPFEDFYSDEAEEWMYRGAVYLYARDGYTEGLDRSQLGPIVHAKCRSESKEGSGQA, encoded by the exons ATGGAGGAGGAGAGGCTTCATTCCTCGCGGGAGAACCCTAGATTCCCTCCGGGGGACCGGCCCCCACGGCTGGCGGCGGCAGCGGAGCAACAGCCCCTGCCGGCCTCGCGGCCGCCGCCGTCGATCCTCGACCGGTTCCGTGCCATGCtccgggagagggaggaggagctgCGGGAGGCCACCGGCGAGGACCCGCCCCCGTCCCCGCCCCCGCCCCATACCGCCGGCGAGATCGTCCGTCTCTACAAGGAGCTCCTCTCGGAGCTTACCTTCAACTCGAAGCCAATCATCACCGATCTCTCCATCATCGCCGGGCAGCATTCCCAGTTCGCAGAGGGGATCGCCAACGCCATCTGTGCGCGGATTCTTGAG GTCCCTGTAGATCAAAAATTACCCTCATTGTATCTTCTGGATAGTATTGTGAAGAACATTGGTCGTGATTATGTGAGATATTTTGCAGCTCGCCTCCCCAAG GTGTTTTGTGAGGCATATAATCAAGTCCATCCCACCCAGTATCCTTCCATGCGCCACCTTTTTGGGACTTGGTTCCAGGTCTTCCCTTTATCAGTACTTCGTAAGATTGAGGATGAACTCCAATTTTCTCCTACCGAGAACAAACAATCATCAGGAATGTCAAGTACAAGGCACTCTGAATCTCCATCTTCTCGTCCATCTCATGGCATTCATGTAAATCCTAAGTACCTAGAAGCACGACAGCAGTTGAAACATCCAACTTTG ATGTGTGCAGCAGACGGTCATGATAAGGTGCATACTACTGATTTTGATGGGGAGCGAATGGAGGGACGTGCATCAGAGGGCTCGAAAGGATGGCAAGGAGCTTCTCCAAAATTTCAT GACATTGAACACGTTAGAGGAGTTTCTTCCAGTTTACAAGTTTATGGGAAGAAATCTTCCATGCAATGCAGTGAGTACAATATTGATCATCCTGAGGTGCTTCCTGCACGACCAGGGGTAGCAAGAACAGGTTCACCACAAACTGCAGCCACATGCACAGCCTCCATGGTTGAAGTGGAAGGTCCAACTCGTCAATTAAAGATCAAGATTTCAAGGCCTTCACCACCTCCAATAATTGGACCACGAAAGTCTATATCACCACCCGTTGACAGATTCTCAAGAGATACCTCTCCCAGGAGGATGCGTGAAAGGGCTTCTCCATCTCATTCAGGATTTGTATATGGACCTGGCAGAGGGACTAGTCAGAATGGTTGGCTTGAGAGGAGACGGCCTTTTGATGATGGTGCccagcaaatacaagcttccaTGGCATTCAACCTTAATAATGGATATGCCAAGCAGCGCTCAAGAGAACTCATTGATGCATATGGAAATTATACAGGGAAAAGTTTTTCTCTTGAAAAGCTTCCAAAGGTACCACGGCTTGATGTGAATAGCGTGGCCAGTGAGAGAGCTTCTAGAAAATGGAAGAATTCTGAGGAAGAAGAGTATGTTTGGGAGGATATGAGCCCAACTTTATCTGATCGAAGCAGAAGAAACAGCCTGCCACCCTTTGGGCCCAGTACTGGAAGCTTGAGCACAAGAGCTGGTTTAACTAGACCAGATGCTTCGCTGCTGGATCATGATTCTGGAAGGCGCAGTTGGCCTGGCCAAGCTCAGCTGCCTGCAGTTGGTGATCCTGCTAATACCATTGAAGATAGGATACCTGTATTTGGT CCAGCTCATGGATCAATGAATAGGAAGTACTTGGATAGCACAGTAAGTCAGAATGATTGGTTGCCACCCTATCAGGGTTCTCACCACACTCATGAGCCTCGAAAGTTGCCATACATGTTTCCAAAGTCTTCACAGCATAACCTTAGTCCACGATCACGAAGAAGGGCTCATCAGATGCCTGTTGCAGCAAGTGGAATAACATCTTTAGTCAGCAATAAATTGCCCAGTCCATATGAACATACAACAGATATGGAAGTGCCATTTTCGAGGTTATCAAGCTCCCATTCTGACCCTTTTGATGTGGACACATCCACATTAGAGAGGCATTTGGCACAAAGACCACATTcgccccctcctcctccaattGTACGGCCTTCTGTTCATAATAATCAGCAGCTGCCTCTACTACCTATTCCTCCAAATCAAAAGCAGTTGAAAAGTCCTTTTGATGATGTGGAAGCTCACAAGCCTATACCAAACCAAAGGCCAGAATCATTTTTGTATTTGTCTCAGTATCAGAATGACACTGCTGATAGAAAAACATTGAACTCAAATAAGTTACTCCAAGTACCATATCAACAGCCTGGCTTAGCTCATTCAAATCAACAGAGTCAGGAACAAGGCACTACTATGCAAATTCAGTCTCAGAAGTCTAACGGAAGCATTATTCTGCCTGCGTCAGCTCAGCTTTCATCTCAAATGGTTGCTCAGCCCTTAAATCATGTACCTAACCACTTATCTGGGCTACCTTCTGTGGGAGTGAACAGTATGCCTGATACCTCTTTACATGTAAATGCAAGTGTTTTACCCCCTTTGCCTCCAGGACCACCTCCTGCCTCATCACAGATGGGACCTGTGTTGCAAAATACTGGCTCTATGATATCTAGCTCGCCTGCGGGTGCATTTTCAGGCCTGATTAGTACTCTTATGGCACAGGGTTTGATTTCATTGACACCACCAGCCCAATCTCAG GATTCTGTTGGAGTTGAATTTAATGCTGAACTTCTTAAGGTGCGACATGAATCTGTGATTAATGCTTTGTATACTGATCTTCCAAGGCAATGCACAACATGTGGCTTGCGTTTCAAGTGCCAAGAAGAGCACAGCAGTCACATGGATTGGCATGTGACTAAAAACCGAATGTCTAAGAATCGTAAGCAAAAGCCATCTCGCAAATGGTTTGTAAGTGCAAAGGAATGGCTTAGTGGGGCAGAAACACTTGGAAATGATGTTGTTCCTGGCTTTTTGCCTACCGAAACTGTTACAGAGAAGAGGGAAGATAAAGAAATGGCAGTCCCGGCAGATGAAAATCAGAATGTGTGTGCATTATGCGGGGAGCCTTTTGAGGATTTTTATAGTGATGAGGCTGAGGAGTGGATGTACAGAGGGGCTGTATATTTGTATGCTCGAGATGGATATACTGAAGGTTTAGACAGGTCTCAATTGGGCCCCATTGTCCATGCCAAGTGCAGGTCAGAGTCCAAGGAAGGATCTGGACAAGCTTAA
- the LOC103720837 gene encoding polyadenylation and cleavage factor homolog 4-like isoform X2, which produces MEEERLHSSRENPRFPPGDRPPRLAAAAEQQPLPASRPPPSILDRFRAMLREREEELREATGEDPPPSPPPPHTAGEIVRLYKELLSELTFNSKPIITDLSIIAGQHSQFAEGIANAICARILEVPVDQKLPSLYLLDSIVKNIGRDYVRYFAARLPKMCAADGHDKVHTTDFDGERMEGRASEGSKGWQGASPKFHDIEHVRGVSSSLQVYGKKSSMQCSEYNIDHPEVLPARPGVARTGSPQTAATCTASMVEVEGPTRQLKIKISRPSPPPIIGPRKSISPPVDRFSRDTSPRRMRERASPSHSGFVYGPGRGTSQNGWLERRRPFDDGAQQIQASMAFNLNNGYAKQRSRELIDAYGNYTGKSFSLEKLPKVPRLDVNSVASERASRKWKNSEEEEYVWEDMSPTLSDRSRRNSLPPFGPSTGSLSTRAGLTRPDASLLDHDSGRRSWPGQAQLPAVGDPANTIEDRIPVFGPAHGSMNRKYLDSTVSQNDWLPPYQGSHHTHEPRKLPYMFPKSSQHNLSPRSRRRAHQMPVAASGITSLVSNKLPSPYEHTTDMEVPFSRLSSSHSDPFDVDTSTLERHLAQRPHSPPPPPIVRPSVHNNQQLPLLPIPPNQKQLKSPFDDVEAHKPIPNQRPESFLYLSQYQNDTADRKTLNSNKLLQVPYQQPGLAHSNQQSQEQGTTMQIQSQKSNGSIILPASAQLSSQMVAQPLNHVPNHLSGLPSVGVNSMPDTSLHVNASVLPPLPPGPPPASSQMGPVLQNTGSMISSSPAGAFSGLISTLMAQGLISLTPPAQSQDSVGVEFNAELLKVRHESVINALYTDLPRQCTTCGLRFKCQEEHSSHMDWHVTKNRMSKNRKQKPSRKWFVSAKEWLSGAETLGNDVVPGFLPTETVTEKREDKEMAVPADENQNVCALCGEPFEDFYSDEAEEWMYRGAVYLYARDGYTEGLDRSQLGPIVHAKCRSESKEGSGQA; this is translated from the exons ATGGAGGAGGAGAGGCTTCATTCCTCGCGGGAGAACCCTAGATTCCCTCCGGGGGACCGGCCCCCACGGCTGGCGGCGGCAGCGGAGCAACAGCCCCTGCCGGCCTCGCGGCCGCCGCCGTCGATCCTCGACCGGTTCCGTGCCATGCtccgggagagggaggaggagctgCGGGAGGCCACCGGCGAGGACCCGCCCCCGTCCCCGCCCCCGCCCCATACCGCCGGCGAGATCGTCCGTCTCTACAAGGAGCTCCTCTCGGAGCTTACCTTCAACTCGAAGCCAATCATCACCGATCTCTCCATCATCGCCGGGCAGCATTCCCAGTTCGCAGAGGGGATCGCCAACGCCATCTGTGCGCGGATTCTTGAG GTCCCTGTAGATCAAAAATTACCCTCATTGTATCTTCTGGATAGTATTGTGAAGAACATTGGTCGTGATTATGTGAGATATTTTGCAGCTCGCCTCCCCAAG ATGTGTGCAGCAGACGGTCATGATAAGGTGCATACTACTGATTTTGATGGGGAGCGAATGGAGGGACGTGCATCAGAGGGCTCGAAAGGATGGCAAGGAGCTTCTCCAAAATTTCAT GACATTGAACACGTTAGAGGAGTTTCTTCCAGTTTACAAGTTTATGGGAAGAAATCTTCCATGCAATGCAGTGAGTACAATATTGATCATCCTGAGGTGCTTCCTGCACGACCAGGGGTAGCAAGAACAGGTTCACCACAAACTGCAGCCACATGCACAGCCTCCATGGTTGAAGTGGAAGGTCCAACTCGTCAATTAAAGATCAAGATTTCAAGGCCTTCACCACCTCCAATAATTGGACCACGAAAGTCTATATCACCACCCGTTGACAGATTCTCAAGAGATACCTCTCCCAGGAGGATGCGTGAAAGGGCTTCTCCATCTCATTCAGGATTTGTATATGGACCTGGCAGAGGGACTAGTCAGAATGGTTGGCTTGAGAGGAGACGGCCTTTTGATGATGGTGCccagcaaatacaagcttccaTGGCATTCAACCTTAATAATGGATATGCCAAGCAGCGCTCAAGAGAACTCATTGATGCATATGGAAATTATACAGGGAAAAGTTTTTCTCTTGAAAAGCTTCCAAAGGTACCACGGCTTGATGTGAATAGCGTGGCCAGTGAGAGAGCTTCTAGAAAATGGAAGAATTCTGAGGAAGAAGAGTATGTTTGGGAGGATATGAGCCCAACTTTATCTGATCGAAGCAGAAGAAACAGCCTGCCACCCTTTGGGCCCAGTACTGGAAGCTTGAGCACAAGAGCTGGTTTAACTAGACCAGATGCTTCGCTGCTGGATCATGATTCTGGAAGGCGCAGTTGGCCTGGCCAAGCTCAGCTGCCTGCAGTTGGTGATCCTGCTAATACCATTGAAGATAGGATACCTGTATTTGGT CCAGCTCATGGATCAATGAATAGGAAGTACTTGGATAGCACAGTAAGTCAGAATGATTGGTTGCCACCCTATCAGGGTTCTCACCACACTCATGAGCCTCGAAAGTTGCCATACATGTTTCCAAAGTCTTCACAGCATAACCTTAGTCCACGATCACGAAGAAGGGCTCATCAGATGCCTGTTGCAGCAAGTGGAATAACATCTTTAGTCAGCAATAAATTGCCCAGTCCATATGAACATACAACAGATATGGAAGTGCCATTTTCGAGGTTATCAAGCTCCCATTCTGACCCTTTTGATGTGGACACATCCACATTAGAGAGGCATTTGGCACAAAGACCACATTcgccccctcctcctccaattGTACGGCCTTCTGTTCATAATAATCAGCAGCTGCCTCTACTACCTATTCCTCCAAATCAAAAGCAGTTGAAAAGTCCTTTTGATGATGTGGAAGCTCACAAGCCTATACCAAACCAAAGGCCAGAATCATTTTTGTATTTGTCTCAGTATCAGAATGACACTGCTGATAGAAAAACATTGAACTCAAATAAGTTACTCCAAGTACCATATCAACAGCCTGGCTTAGCTCATTCAAATCAACAGAGTCAGGAACAAGGCACTACTATGCAAATTCAGTCTCAGAAGTCTAACGGAAGCATTATTCTGCCTGCGTCAGCTCAGCTTTCATCTCAAATGGTTGCTCAGCCCTTAAATCATGTACCTAACCACTTATCTGGGCTACCTTCTGTGGGAGTGAACAGTATGCCTGATACCTCTTTACATGTAAATGCAAGTGTTTTACCCCCTTTGCCTCCAGGACCACCTCCTGCCTCATCACAGATGGGACCTGTGTTGCAAAATACTGGCTCTATGATATCTAGCTCGCCTGCGGGTGCATTTTCAGGCCTGATTAGTACTCTTATGGCACAGGGTTTGATTTCATTGACACCACCAGCCCAATCTCAG GATTCTGTTGGAGTTGAATTTAATGCTGAACTTCTTAAGGTGCGACATGAATCTGTGATTAATGCTTTGTATACTGATCTTCCAAGGCAATGCACAACATGTGGCTTGCGTTTCAAGTGCCAAGAAGAGCACAGCAGTCACATGGATTGGCATGTGACTAAAAACCGAATGTCTAAGAATCGTAAGCAAAAGCCATCTCGCAAATGGTTTGTAAGTGCAAAGGAATGGCTTAGTGGGGCAGAAACACTTGGAAATGATGTTGTTCCTGGCTTTTTGCCTACCGAAACTGTTACAGAGAAGAGGGAAGATAAAGAAATGGCAGTCCCGGCAGATGAAAATCAGAATGTGTGTGCATTATGCGGGGAGCCTTTTGAGGATTTTTATAGTGATGAGGCTGAGGAGTGGATGTACAGAGGGGCTGTATATTTGTATGCTCGAGATGGATATACTGAAGGTTTAGACAGGTCTCAATTGGGCCCCATTGTCCATGCCAAGTGCAGGTCAGAGTCCAAGGAAGGATCTGGACAAGCTTAA
- the LOC103697857 gene encoding glucose-6-phosphate/phosphate translocator 2, chloroplastic-like — translation MICSLKQSAAAFAVADFVRSKSPAPRSQLAILPSICAVKNPKLSVSSRKPLYLASPDGSGFGYRDGVLSDTKPRGLGFKREAYQADRSENVEISHGETRSAAGQKVKIGIYFATWWALNVVFNIYNKKVLNAFPYPWFTSTLSLATGSVMMLASWATRIAEAPKTDFDFWKTLFPVAVAHTIGHVAATVSMSKVAVSFTHIIKSGEPAFSVLVSRFLLGERFPLPVYLSLVPIIGGCALAAVTELNFNMTGFMGAMISNLAFVFRNIFSKRGMKGKSVSGMNYYACLSLLSLFILIPFAVAVEGPQMWAAGWENALSQIGPQFVWWIAAQSVFYHLYNQVSYMSLDEISPLTFSIGNTMKRISVIVSSIIIFHTPVQPINALGAAIAVLGTFLYSQSKQ, via the exons atgatttgctctttgaagcaATCCGCAGCGGCCTTCGCTGTCGCCGATTTCGTCCGATCCAAATCCCCGGCTCCAAGATCGCAGCTTGCGATCCTTCCTTCCATCTGCGCGGTAAAAAACCCTAAGCTCTCCGTTTCCTCGCGGAAACCCCTGTATCTCGCCTCTCCAGATGGCTCTGGCTTTGGTTACCGCGATGGAGTCCTCTCGGACACGAAGCCCCGGGGGCTCGGCTTCAAGCGCGAGGCCTACCAGGCCGATAGGTCGGAGAACGTGGAGATTTCCCATGGCGAGACGCGCTCGGCCGCCGGTCAGAAGGTAAAGATCGGGATCTACTTCGCCACCTGGTGGGCTCTCAACGTGGTGTTCAACATCTACAACAAGAAGGTCCTCAATGCCTTCCCCTACCCCTGGTTCACCTCCACCCTCTCCCTCGCCACGGGTTCCGTCATGATGCTGGCCTCCTGGGCCACAAGGATCGCCGAGGCCCCCAAGACCGACTTCGACTTCTGGAAAACCCTCTTCCCG GTGGCAGTGGCTCATACGATCGGGCATGTGGCAGCGACGGTGAGCATGTCGAAGGTGGCAGTGTCATTTACTCACATAATTAAGAGTGGAGAGCCAGCATTCAGCGTGTTGGTGTCCAGGTTTCTGCTGGGAGAGAGATTTCCTTTGCCGGTTTATCTGTCTCTTGTGCCGATTATTGGTGGTTGTGCTCTTGCCGCGGTCACAGAGCTCAATTTCAACATGACTG GTTTTATGGGTGCAATGATATCCAATCTGGCATTTGTGTTCCGGAACATCTTCTCCAAGAGGGGGATGAAGGGGAAGTCGGTCAGCGGGATGAACTATTATGCTTGCCTCTCACTGCTGTCGCTCTTCATACTCATACCTTTTGCTGTTGCAGTTGAAGGCCCACAGATGTGGGCTGCTGGCTGGGAGAACGCACTTTCACAGATTGGTCCCCAATTTGTCTG GTGGATTGCAGCCCAGAGCGTCTTCTACCACTTGTACAACCAGGTTTCCTATATGTCCTTGGATGAAATCTCTCCCTTGACATTTAGTATTGGTAACACCATGAAGCGGATATCtgtcattgtctcttccatcatAATCTTCCACACACCTGTCCAACCCATCAATGCACTTGGAGCTGCCATCGCTGTCCTTGGGACTTTCTTGTACTCCCAG TCAAAGCAGTAA